The following proteins are encoded in a genomic region of Sulfurimonas sp. HSL3-7:
- a CDS encoding M48 family metallopeptidase codes for MLTAIIAIYSVYVLLKMYVSVMQIGFVNQAKRQGAVLMGSADYLKAGNYAVAKEKLSMLSTLIDFIVFLAWMRFGIAFLEQNVMVFDPAFSTILGVLGFILINGLISLPMEYYEKFVLDAKFGFNRSTKALYIKDTLISTMLTIVFGGLIIWGIYLIISSTALWWLWSFGFIFGVVVLLNMFYPTMRALFFDKLTPLEDEELNRQINQLMEKTGFQSSGVFISDASKRDARLNAYFGGLGKTKRVVLFDTLLQKLTPNELLAVLGHELGHFQHGDIYKNIALMGGMLFAMFALFGNLPDTLYMELGIQKSAANMMILFMLVMPLLGFIMMPIMGIVSRHNEYEADRTGADLGGKLFLSEALKKLVSENKSFPLSHPVYIFFYYTHPPVLERLKELGVDTNVNTREALEGTCPTID; via the coding sequence ATGTTAACCGCTATAATAGCAATCTATTCCGTCTATGTTCTCCTGAAAATGTATGTCAGTGTCATGCAGATCGGTTTTGTCAACCAGGCCAAGCGCCAGGGTGCCGTCTTGATGGGCAGCGCAGACTATCTGAAAGCCGGTAATTATGCCGTCGCCAAAGAGAAGCTTTCGATGCTGTCGACACTGATCGATTTTATTGTCTTTCTGGCGTGGATGCGTTTCGGTATCGCTTTTCTCGAGCAGAATGTCATGGTCTTTGATCCGGCTTTCTCGACGATACTGGGTGTGCTTGGATTTATTTTGATCAACGGCCTGATCTCTCTGCCGATGGAGTATTATGAGAAGTTCGTTCTGGATGCCAAGTTCGGCTTCAACCGCTCAACCAAGGCTCTCTATATCAAAGATACTCTGATTTCGACGATGTTGACCATTGTGTTTGGCGGCCTGATTATCTGGGGGATCTATCTTATCATCTCTTCGACAGCCCTGTGGTGGCTCTGGAGTTTCGGTTTTATCTTCGGTGTGGTTGTTCTGCTCAATATGTTCTATCCGACCATGCGTGCGCTCTTTTTTGACAAGCTGACCCCGCTCGAAGACGAGGAGCTCAACCGACAGATCAATCAGCTGATGGAGAAGACAGGCTTTCAAAGCTCCGGCGTCTTTATCTCCGATGCATCCAAACGCGATGCCCGCCTCAATGCCTATTTCGGCGGTCTGGGAAAGACAAAACGGGTCGTGCTTTTCGATACGCTGCTGCAGAAACTGACGCCGAATGAACTTTTGGCGGTTCTGGGACATGAACTCGGCCATTTTCAGCACGGCGACATCTATAAAAACATCGCCCTGATGGGCGGGATGCTCTTTGCGATGTTTGCCCTTTTCGGTAACCTCCCCGATACGCTCTATATGGAGCTCGGCATTCAGAAGAGCGCGGCCAATATGATGATCCTTTTTATGCTCGTAATGCCGCTGCTTGGCTTTATTATGATGCCGATTATGGGGATCGTCAGCCGTCACAACGAATACGAAGCGGACCGGACTGGTGCGGATCTGGGCGGAAAACTTTTTTTAAGCGAAGCACTTAAAAAACTGGTAAGTGAGAACAAGAGTTTTCCGCTTTCACACCCGGTCTATATCTTCTTCTACTACACCCATCCGCCGGTGCTGGAACGGCTCAAGGAACTCGGTGTTGACACGAATGTAAACACCCGTGAAGCGCTTGAGGGAACATGTCCGACAATCGATTGA
- the abc-f gene encoding ribosomal protection-like ABC-F family protein — MALIDLLGVHKHYDLQKILVNVNFHVDEGERIVIVGKNGSGKSTLMKIINGKLDIDEGERITKQDLEIKMLDQVPRFEADDSVRQAVERGLKELYAARERYDALSLQLADDFENPQLLKEHAELNHYLDHHNAWTLDDKIERVLLNFNLKHMEDKPVVMLSGGEQRRVALAGLLLQKPDILLLDEPTNHLDVYMVEFLEELILKEQFTLVFISHDRYFIDQIATKTIEVEDGKLREYRGGYSNYLEQKAEYLRTLQKQHDNLLGLLKTENEWFARGVRARLKRNEGRKERLMQLREAAKTNPAKIRKMSVEIQREEKHFNRDKSVNKQKMLFEVENLGVTLGDKVLIKNFTTRILQKDVIAIVGPNGTGKSTLLKTLLGRIKPTEGKIKQGEFSIGYFDQHRELLDDSKNLIETFCPNGGDRVQVRGSNMHVYGYLKNFLFPREFLDKKIGVLSGGEKNRVALALLFTKNVDCLILDEPTNDLDIPTINILEEQLQNFPGAVILVSHDRYFVDKIAKKLFIFKGHDGEIEESHQLYSEYLEHEKEMLEIENIVKEAEQSTPKKVHKEKPKALKLTYKENEALKSLPQEIEEIEARIDQINACLADPECYSEKGISVVAQELSQSEALYEAKVEELLAIEEKLEEIEAQKG; from the coding sequence ATGGCCCTGATCGACCTACTTGGTGTACACAAACATTATGATCTGCAGAAGATCCTAGTCAATGTCAATTTTCATGTTGACGAGGGTGAACGTATTGTCATTGTCGGTAAAAACGGCAGCGGCAAATCGACCCTGATGAAGATCATCAACGGCAAACTCGATATAGACGAAGGTGAACGCATCACCAAGCAGGACCTTGAGATCAAGATGCTCGACCAGGTCCCGCGCTTTGAAGCCGATGACTCTGTCAGGCAAGCCGTCGAGCGGGGTCTGAAGGAGCTTTATGCTGCCAGAGAACGCTACGATGCCCTCTCGCTGCAGCTCGCAGACGATTTTGAGAACCCGCAGCTTTTGAAAGAGCATGCCGAGCTCAACCACTATCTCGACCATCACAACGCCTGGACGCTCGACGACAAGATCGAACGCGTTCTTCTGAACTTCAACCTCAAACATATGGAAGATAAGCCGGTCGTCATGCTCAGCGGGGGTGAACAGCGCCGCGTCGCCCTTGCCGGGCTGCTCCTGCAGAAACCCGATATCCTGCTGCTCGATGAGCCGACCAACCACCTTGACGTCTATATGGTGGAGTTTTTGGAAGAGCTGATCCTCAAAGAGCAGTTCACCCTTGTCTTCATCTCCCACGACCGTTACTTCATCGACCAGATCGCGACCAAGACCATCGAGGTCGAAGACGGCAAACTCAGAGAGTACCGCGGCGGCTACTCCAACTACCTTGAGCAGAAGGCGGAGTACCTCCGCACCCTGCAGAAACAGCACGACAACCTGCTTGGGCTGCTCAAGACCGAGAACGAGTGGTTTGCCCGCGGTGTCCGCGCCCGTCTCAAACGCAACGAGGGACGAAAAGAACGGCTGATGCAGCTGCGCGAAGCGGCCAAGACCAACCCCGCCAAGATCCGAAAGATGAGCGTCGAAATCCAGCGCGAAGAGAAGCACTTCAACCGTGACAAAAGCGTCAACAAGCAGAAGATGCTCTTCGAGGTCGAAAACCTCGGCGTCACCCTCGGCGACAAAGTGCTGATCAAAAACTTCACCACCCGTATTCTCCAGAAAGATGTGATCGCCATCGTCGGGCCCAACGGCACCGGAAAATCGACCCTGCTCAAGACCCTGCTCGGGCGTATCAAGCCGACCGAAGGGAAGATCAAACAGGGCGAGTTCTCCATCGGCTACTTCGACCAGCACCGAGAGCTGCTCGACGATTCAAAAAACCTCATCGAGACCTTCTGTCCCAACGGCGGGGACCGGGTCCAGGTGCGCGGTTCGAACATGCATGTCTACGGCTACCTTAAGAACTTCCTCTTCCCGAGAGAGTTCCTGGACAAGAAAATCGGCGTATTGAGCGGCGGGGAGAAAAACCGTGTCGCCCTCGCCCTCCTCTTTACCAAAAATGTGGACTGTCTGATCCTGGATGAACCGACCAACGACCTCGACATCCCGACCATCAACATCCTTGAAGAGCAGCTGCAAAACTTTCCCGGCGCGGTCATCCTGGTCAGCCACGACCGATACTTCGTCGACAAGATCGCCAAAAAGCTCTTTATCTTCAAAGGCCATGACGGCGAGATCGAAGAATCCCACCAGCTCTACTCAGAGTACCTCGAACATGAGAAAGAGATGCTGGAGATCGAGAACATTGTCAAAGAGGCAGAGCAGAGCACGCCTAAAAAAGTACACAAAGAGAAGCCCAAGGCGCTGAAACTCACCTACAAAGAGAATGAGGCCCTCAAATCCCTGCCTCAGGAGATCGAAGAGATCGAGGCCAGGATCGATCAGATCAATGCCTGCCTGGCCGATCCGGAATGCTACAGCGAAAAAGGGATCTCTGTTGTCGCGCAGGAGCTCTCACAAAGCG